Proteins encoded together in one Catalinimonas alkaloidigena window:
- a CDS encoding arsenosugar biosynthesis-associated peroxidase-like protein codes for MNNTYYNPADLSKFGNITEFQETLGKKFFDYYGEVFKPGALSAREKALIALAVAHAVQCPYCIDAYTTDSLEKGADEAQMMEAVHVAAAIRGGASLVHGVQMMNKAKEVSM; via the coding sequence ATGAACAACACGTACTACAACCCCGCCGACCTGAGCAAGTTTGGCAACATCACCGAGTTTCAGGAAACGCTGGGGAAGAAATTTTTCGACTATTACGGCGAGGTATTCAAACCGGGGGCGCTTTCGGCGCGCGAAAAGGCGCTGATTGCCCTCGCGGTGGCACATGCCGTGCAGTGCCCGTACTGCATCGACGCCTACACCACCGATTCGCTAGAGAAAGGCGCCGATGAGGCACAAATGATGGAAGCCGTCCACGTAGCCGCGGCAATTCGCGGGGGCGCTTCGTTGGTGCACGGTGTGCAGATGATGAACAAAGCCAAGGAAGTAAGCATGTAG
- a CDS encoding M3 family oligoendopeptidase, whose translation MSVLKDRHVVQKRRHYLPSDFEITSWKSVESFFQELEARTIESGAQLRHWLRDRSELEAALSEELGWRYIHMTCDTNNPEKQKRFHDFVEHIEPKVAPCANRLDRKLLNSPFAHELEEEAFQVLLRNVKKDCNLYRDSNIELNMRIQMEQQQYGAVVGGMTVMIGGIEKTLPQASDLLQSTDRAVRESTYRQIMERRAADSDRLDELFSSLITMRHNLAVNANCQDYREYMFLALGRFDYSIDDCYRFHEAVAEVVVPMMDKIRARRKKRLGLQQLRPWDLAVDELGREPLRPFHSVKELVDKAITTFGDIDPYFAECLFTMNSIGHLDLDSRKGKAPGGYNYPLDETGIPFIFMNATSSLRDLTTLMHEGGHAVHSFLTRDLELTFFKHPPSEVAELASMSMEFLSMDYWHHFFDAYDLRRARRQLLEQVFETLPWVATVDKFQHWIYSHPDHQPQERTAAWRDIFGQFDGDVVDWTGLEHYRDLMWQKQLHIFEVPFYYIEYGIAQLGAVAIWKNYRERPREAMRCYKEALSKGYTMPIGKIYEAAGIRFDFSVDYIQELIDFLWEELERDDA comes from the coding sequence ATGAGCGTTTTGAAAGACCGACACGTCGTCCAGAAGCGGCGTCATTACCTGCCGTCCGATTTTGAGATTACGTCCTGGAAGTCGGTAGAGTCCTTTTTTCAGGAACTGGAAGCGCGCACGATCGAATCGGGTGCGCAGTTGCGCCACTGGCTGCGCGATCGCAGTGAACTGGAGGCCGCCCTGTCGGAAGAGCTGGGCTGGCGTTACATCCACATGACCTGCGATACCAATAATCCGGAAAAGCAGAAGCGCTTTCACGATTTTGTCGAGCACATCGAGCCGAAGGTCGCACCCTGTGCCAACCGGCTGGACCGTAAGCTCTTAAACAGTCCGTTCGCGCACGAGCTGGAAGAAGAAGCGTTTCAGGTGCTGTTGCGCAACGTCAAGAAAGACTGCAACCTGTATCGGGACAGCAACATCGAGCTCAACATGCGCATCCAGATGGAGCAGCAGCAGTACGGAGCCGTGGTGGGGGGCATGACGGTGATGATCGGGGGGATCGAGAAGACCTTGCCGCAAGCGTCGGATTTGTTGCAGTCGACCGACCGTGCCGTGCGCGAGTCGACCTACCGGCAGATTATGGAACGGCGGGCTGCCGATTCCGACCGCCTCGACGAATTGTTCAGTTCGCTGATCACTATGCGGCACAACCTGGCGGTCAATGCCAACTGTCAGGACTACCGGGAGTACATGTTCCTGGCCTTGGGGCGCTTCGATTACTCCATCGACGACTGTTACCGTTTCCACGAGGCCGTGGCCGAGGTGGTGGTGCCCATGATGGACAAGATTCGCGCCCGGCGGAAAAAACGGCTGGGCCTGCAACAGCTTCGCCCGTGGGATCTGGCCGTCGACGAGCTGGGACGCGAGCCGCTGCGGCCTTTTCATTCGGTTAAAGAACTGGTCGACAAGGCCATTACTACCTTCGGGGACATCGATCCTTACTTTGCCGAGTGCCTTTTCACCATGAACAGCATCGGCCACCTGGACCTGGACTCACGAAAGGGCAAAGCACCGGGCGGCTACAATTACCCCCTCGACGAAACGGGCATTCCGTTCATTTTCATGAACGCCACCTCGAGCCTGCGGGACCTGACCACGTTGATGCACGAAGGCGGCCATGCGGTGCATTCGTTTCTGACGCGCGACCTGGAACTGACCTTCTTCAAACATCCGCCTTCCGAAGTAGCCGAGCTGGCCTCCATGAGCATGGAGTTTCTGAGCATGGACTACTGGCACCACTTTTTCGACGCGTACGATCTGCGCCGGGCGCGCCGTCAGTTGCTGGAGCAGGTCTTCGAAACGCTGCCCTGGGTCGCAACGGTCGACAAATTTCAGCACTGGATCTACAGCCACCCCGACCATCAGCCGCAGGAGCGCACCGCCGCGTGGCGCGACATCTTCGGGCAGTTCGACGGCGACGTGGTCGACTGGACCGGCCTGGAGCATTACCGCGACCTGATGTGGCAGAAGCAGTTGCACATCTTCGAAGTGCCGTTCTATTACATCGAGTACGGCATTGCTCAACTGGGTGCGGTGGCCATCTGGAAAAATTACCGGGAGCGTCCCCGCGAAGCCATGCGGTGTTACAAAGAGGCCCTCTCGAAGGGCTACACCATGCCCATCGGGAAGATCTACGAAGCGGCGGGCATCCGCTTCGACTTTTCGGTCGACTACATCCAGGAACTGATTGACTTCCTGTGGGAAGAACTGGAGCGTGACGACGCCTGA
- a CDS encoding ferredoxin--NADP reductase — protein sequence MFKKLKQLFSGERPQHHFPEVVVKRIVRETSDTISLYFDLPEGYTYKPGQFITFVLQLDGKEVRRSYSLCTSPHVDAEAGVTVKRVDGGLVSNHLNEHLKEGDRLQIMAPDGKFTLALEASNARHVVMFAGGSGITPLISLTKSVLAQEPQSRVTLVYVNRVPDAIIFRTTLDELEAIYADRLQVIHVLSRSNDLEGLTHAVAGRLSGDVLREVRARMAPRPETTEYFVCGPDGMMKTVLEELQAWGVPKTQIHRESFVTKTDEVALAAAQKQAGAAHAGRQPYVVKVILEGEEHVIEVAANQSILEAALDLNIDMPYSCQSGMCTACRGRCLSGKVYLDDVEGLSEQEMAQGYVLTCVGHPLSEDVVIEIG from the coding sequence ATGTTCAAGAAACTCAAGCAACTTTTTTCAGGGGAACGGCCGCAGCACCACTTCCCCGAAGTGGTCGTCAAGCGCATTGTGCGGGAAACGTCCGATACCATTAGTTTGTATTTCGACCTGCCCGAAGGCTATACCTATAAGCCGGGGCAGTTCATCACGTTCGTGTTGCAACTGGACGGCAAAGAAGTGCGTCGCTCGTATTCGCTTTGCACGTCGCCGCACGTCGATGCCGAAGCCGGCGTCACGGTGAAACGCGTGGACGGCGGGTTGGTCTCCAACCACCTCAACGAACACCTGAAGGAGGGAGACCGCCTGCAGATCATGGCGCCCGACGGGAAGTTTACGTTGGCGCTGGAGGCCTCCAACGCGCGGCACGTGGTGATGTTTGCCGGAGGAAGTGGCATTACGCCGCTGATTTCGCTGACCAAATCGGTGCTGGCCCAGGAGCCGCAGAGCCGGGTGACGCTCGTGTACGTGAACCGCGTGCCCGACGCCATCATTTTCCGCACGACGCTGGACGAACTGGAGGCCATCTACGCCGACCGGCTGCAGGTCATCCACGTGCTGAGCCGCAGCAACGACCTGGAAGGCCTGACCCACGCCGTAGCGGGTCGCCTGTCGGGCGACGTGTTGCGGGAGGTGCGGGCGCGCATGGCCCCTCGTCCGGAGACAACGGAATATTTTGTTTGCGGACCCGACGGCATGATGAAAACCGTGCTGGAAGAATTACAGGCGTGGGGTGTTCCGAAAACGCAGATTCACCGCGAAAGCTTCGTGACCAAAACCGACGAAGTGGCCCTGGCCGCGGCGCAAAAACAAGCCGGTGCCGCCCATGCGGGGCGACAGCCGTACGTGGTGAAGGTCATTTTGGAAGGCGAGGAGCACGTCATCGAAGTGGCGGCAAACCAGAGCATTCTGGAAGCGGCGCTGGACCTGAACATCGACATGCCCTACTCGTGCCAGAGCGGCATGTGTACGGCCTGCCGGGGGCGCTGCCTGTCCGGCAAAGTTTACCTCGACGACGTAGAGGGCCTGTCCGAACAGGAGATGGCCCAGGGATACGTGCTGACCTGCGTGGGGCATCCGCTCAGCGAAGACGTGGTCATCGAGATCGGCTGA
- a CDS encoding DUF2167 domain-containing protein encodes MVFSTHSRTGMFVSGLFATVLCTGGFSAYGFAEPDVPEVDSTALQIAQINESFRYETGEVTIGDDLARIQVPEGYRFLDAEQSKYVLSDLWGNPPDESTLGMLVPDGYGPASDDMPFAVEISYSEEGYISDEDAEDLDYEDLLEEMQEDARTANQQRQEAGYPTVELVGWAAPPFYDLANKKLHWAKELRFEGMDQNTLNYNIRVLGRRGYLVLNAIGNIHALPAVQQDADKILASVDFTEGNRYADFNPELDKVAAYGIGGLITGKILAKAGFFALLLKFWKVLAAGVAGVFYFLKRRLFGGTQA; translated from the coding sequence ATGGTATTTTCTACACATTCCCGCACGGGCATGTTCGTTTCGGGCCTTTTCGCGACGGTGTTGTGCACCGGTGGCTTTTCGGCCTATGGCTTCGCCGAACCGGACGTCCCGGAGGTCGATTCAACCGCCCTGCAGATCGCGCAGATCAACGAGTCGTTTCGCTACGAAACCGGCGAAGTCACCATCGGCGACGACCTCGCCCGCATTCAGGTGCCGGAGGGCTACCGCTTTCTGGACGCCGAGCAAAGTAAGTACGTCTTGAGCGACCTGTGGGGGAATCCGCCCGACGAGTCGACGCTCGGCATGCTGGTCCCCGACGGCTACGGCCCGGCCAGCGACGACATGCCGTTCGCGGTGGAAATTTCGTATTCGGAGGAAGGTTACATTTCGGACGAAGACGCCGAAGACCTGGATTACGAAGACCTGCTGGAAGAGATGCAGGAAGACGCCCGAACCGCAAATCAGCAACGCCAGGAAGCGGGTTACCCTACGGTAGAGCTAGTCGGTTGGGCCGCGCCGCCATTTTACGATCTGGCCAACAAAAAGCTACACTGGGCCAAAGAACTTCGCTTCGAAGGAATGGACCAAAATACATTGAACTACAACATTCGGGTGCTGGGCCGTCGTGGGTATCTGGTCCTCAATGCGATCGGCAACATTCATGCGTTGCCGGCCGTGCAACAGGACGCCGATAAAATTCTGGCCAGCGTCGACTTTACGGAGGGCAACCGGTACGCCGATTTCAATCCGGAACTCGACAAAGTGGCTGCGTACGGCATCGGGGGACTGATCACCGGAAAAATTCTGGCAAAAGCCGGCTTTTTCGCGCTGCTCCTCAAATTCTGGAAAGTACTGGCGGCCGGGGTGGCCGGGGTGTTTTACTTCCTGAAACGCAGGCTGTTTGGCGGCACGCAAGCCTAA
- a CDS encoding GDSL-type esterase/lipase family protein yields the protein MKKHFTSGLALCLLATLWFAHCAPRPTQTASTQANAVAKTTGEPAPADPARFEGEVAAYEAIDQQTDATGGIMLVGSSSIRKWETMEQDLAPLPVIPRGFGGSTFYDLLHFYDRLVVPRRPDILVVYEGDNDIARGESPAYVLENARKFTALTKEKLPDAEIYFLAIKPSVARWQQWPQMEEANRLIETFTKSDPALHYIAVDEVMMQPSGKKVRDDIFIEDNLHMNPTGYVLWTDKIKPVLEKAYRDVAH from the coding sequence ATGAAAAAACATTTCACGTCTGGCCTCGCCCTCTGCCTGTTGGCAACCCTGTGGTTTGCGCACTGCGCTCCCCGGCCGACACAAACCGCTTCCACCCAAGCAAATGCCGTCGCCAAAACGACGGGAGAACCGGCTCCGGCCGACCCCGCACGGTTCGAAGGCGAAGTGGCCGCTTACGAAGCCATTGACCAACAGACTGACGCTACCGGCGGCATTATGCTGGTGGGGAGTTCGAGCATTCGGAAGTGGGAGACGATGGAACAGGACCTGGCCCCGTTGCCCGTCATTCCGCGTGGCTTCGGGGGATCGACGTTCTACGACCTGCTGCATTTTTACGACCGCCTGGTGGTGCCCCGTCGGCCGGACATCCTGGTGGTGTACGAAGGCGACAACGACATCGCGCGCGGCGAATCACCGGCCTATGTGCTGGAAAATGCCAGAAAGTTTACGGCCCTGACCAAAGAAAAATTACCGGATGCGGAGATTTACTTTCTGGCCATCAAACCGTCGGTGGCGCGCTGGCAACAGTGGCCGCAGATGGAAGAGGCCAATCGGCTGATCGAAACGTTTACCAAATCGGACCCGGCGTTGCACTACATCGCCGTCGACGAAGTGATGATGCAACCGTCGGGCAAAAAGGTGCGGGACGATATTTTTATCGAAGACAACCTGCACATGAACCCCACCGGCTACGTGCTCTGGACCGATAAAATTAAGCCGGTGCTGGAAAAAGCGTATCGCGACGTGGCGCACTAA
- a CDS encoding sulfatase: protein MHHHPRHFFLFILLTGCLWSGCQSSQSVDHQRDISGDSISPSTASRYHILWITAEDMSPHLAAYGDSTAHTPNLDRLAAEGVRYTNVFSVSGVCAPSRSALISGMYPTYMGTDNMRTMPVTDDTDLEAYRAVIPAEIRLYPEMLRAAGWYTTNNSKEDYQFDAPPTVWDESSPRAHWRNRPVGAPFFAIFNAMVTHESQIWARKDCTLYVQPDQVPVPPLYPDNPVIRQDLARNYSNIVELDRFVGERLREVEEAGLLDSTIIFFYTDHGSGQAYYKREVYDRGLRVPMIIRFPGKKNAGSTDDRLISFVDLAPTVLSLAGLPVPDWMQGQAFLGPQTAAPRRYIYAARDRMDSEYDMVRTVHDGRYQYVRNFQPEKPNLQNIAYRENMPMMREMLRLHRAGQLNPEAERWFQTKPEEELYDYQEDPFEQHNLATDPAYAEKRAELRGALYRWMFATGDKGFIPEKELREMMWPNGRQPVTAAPTFAQEDGRWTLTCATPGASIAYRPTGEARWRVYQQPFAAAEPAAWEAVALRIGYTLSDTTRFR, encoded by the coding sequence ATGCACCACCACCCTCGCCATTTCTTCCTTTTTATCCTGTTGACAGGTTGCCTTTGGAGCGGCTGTCAATCAAGTCAAAGTGTTGATCATCAGCGAGATATATCGGGTGACTCTATTTCTCCTTCAACCGCGTCCCGCTACCACATCCTCTGGATTACGGCCGAAGACATGAGTCCGCACCTGGCGGCGTACGGCGATTCTACCGCGCATACGCCGAACCTCGACCGCCTCGCCGCTGAGGGGGTGCGGTATACGAATGTGTTTTCGGTATCGGGTGTGTGCGCGCCGAGCCGGTCGGCGTTGATTTCGGGCATGTACCCGACCTACATGGGAACCGACAACATGCGCACCATGCCCGTAACGGACGATACCGACCTGGAAGCGTACCGGGCGGTGATTCCGGCCGAGATCCGGTTGTACCCGGAGATGCTGCGGGCGGCGGGGTGGTACACCACCAACAACAGCAAAGAGGATTACCAGTTCGATGCGCCGCCTACGGTGTGGGACGAGAGCAGTCCCCGGGCCCACTGGCGCAACCGCCCCGTAGGTGCGCCGTTTTTTGCCATTTTCAATGCGATGGTGACCCACGAGTCGCAGATCTGGGCACGGAAAGACTGCACGCTCTACGTCCAACCCGACCAGGTGCCCGTCCCGCCGCTGTACCCCGACAACCCTGTAATTCGGCAGGACCTGGCCCGCAACTATTCCAACATCGTGGAACTGGACCGGTTTGTGGGAGAGCGCCTGCGCGAGGTGGAGGAGGCGGGTCTGCTCGACAGCACGATCATCTTCTTCTATACCGACCACGGCTCGGGACAGGCGTATTACAAACGCGAGGTGTACGACCGGGGGCTGCGCGTGCCGATGATCATCCGTTTTCCCGGAAAAAAGAACGCCGGTTCGACCGACGACCGGCTGATTTCGTTCGTGGATCTTGCACCGACAGTGCTGTCGCTGGCGGGGTTGCCGGTGCCGGACTGGATGCAGGGACAGGCTTTTCTGGGGCCGCAAACTGCCGCCCCGCGCAGATATATCTATGCCGCCCGCGACCGCATGGATTCCGAGTACGACATGGTGCGCACCGTGCACGACGGACGCTACCAGTACGTGCGCAACTTCCAACCCGAAAAGCCGAACCTCCAGAACATTGCCTACCGGGAAAACATGCCGATGATGCGCGAGATGCTGCGGTTGCATCGGGCGGGCCAGTTGAACCCTGAAGCGGAGCGGTGGTTCCAGACCAAGCCCGAAGAAGAACTCTACGACTATCAGGAAGATCCCTTTGAGCAACACAACCTGGCGACCGATCCGGCTTATGCCGAGAAGCGGGCGGAGTTGCGGGGTGCGCTGTACCGCTGGATGTTCGCGACGGGCGACAAAGGATTTATTCCGGAAAAAGAGCTGCGCGAAATGATGTGGCCCAACGGGCGCCAGCCCGTTACGGCGGCTCCCACCTTTGCGCAAGAAGATGGACGGTGGACGCTGACGTGCGCCACGCCCGGTGCGTCCATCGCTTACCGACCTACGGGAGAAGCACGCTGGCGCGTCTACCAGCAACCCTTTGCCGCGGCCGAACCTGCGGCGTGGGAAGCTGTCGCGCTGCGCATTGGCTATACCTTGAGCGATACTACCCGATTCCGCTAA
- a CDS encoding TldD/PmbA family protein, which translates to MNRRDFVQLTGFGLGALMVPLPAFSRAIDPAAALVPLLDVAQKKALADVVLNQAKGLGASYADCRIGRYLNQFISTREDRVQNIVSTESFGAGIRVIASGTWGFAATNDVTPDGLKKATQQAIAIAKANAKIQKEPVQLVPVKGYGEVSWKTPLQKNAFEVPVKEKVDLLLNANAKAMEAGANFINSNLFQVNEQKYFASTDGSYIDQDIHRIWPTFSATATGKDGFRTRQALSAPMGMGYEYLDVKPEDKIAGPNGLILYNRSYDIVEDAVAAAQQAKAKLTAKSVQPGKYTLVLEPNHLGLTIHESVGHPLELDRVLGYEANYAGTSFATLDKWETKSFEYGSKLVNIFADKTQPGSLGAVGYDDEGVKTKRWDLIKNGILVDYQKIRDQAHILGQRESDGCCYADSWSSVQFQRMPNVSLAPGTETRSVADMIKGVENGIYIAGRGSYSIDQQRYNFQFGGQLFYEIKNGEVTNMLEDVAYQANTKEFWNSLTQLCDESDYRLFGSFFDGKGQPSQISSVSHGSPTSRFDAINVINTARKI; encoded by the coding sequence TTGAATCGACGAGATTTTGTACAGTTGACCGGTTTTGGTCTGGGCGCACTCATGGTGCCACTCCCTGCGTTTAGCCGCGCCATCGATCCGGCCGCGGCCCTGGTTCCCCTCCTGGACGTGGCGCAGAAAAAGGCGCTGGCCGACGTGGTGCTCAACCAGGCCAAAGGCCTAGGGGCCAGCTACGCCGACTGCCGCATCGGGCGCTACCTGAATCAATTTATTTCTACGCGCGAAGATCGTGTCCAGAACATCGTCAGCACTGAGTCGTTCGGAGCGGGGATTCGGGTGATCGCCAGCGGCACCTGGGGGTTTGCCGCCACCAACGACGTAACGCCCGACGGGCTGAAAAAAGCCACGCAACAGGCCATCGCTATTGCCAAAGCCAACGCCAAAATCCAGAAAGAACCGGTGCAACTCGTGCCCGTCAAAGGCTACGGGGAGGTCAGCTGGAAAACCCCACTTCAGAAGAACGCCTTTGAAGTGCCGGTTAAGGAGAAGGTCGATTTATTGCTGAACGCCAACGCCAAAGCCATGGAGGCAGGTGCTAATTTCATCAACAGCAACCTCTTCCAGGTCAACGAACAGAAGTACTTTGCTTCGACCGACGGCAGCTACATCGACCAGGACATCCATCGCATCTGGCCAACGTTTTCCGCCACGGCGACGGGCAAAGACGGTTTCCGTACCCGGCAGGCGCTCAGCGCCCCGATGGGCATGGGCTACGAATACCTCGACGTAAAACCGGAAGATAAAATTGCCGGACCCAACGGCCTGATTCTCTACAATCGCTCGTACGATATCGTGGAAGATGCGGTCGCGGCGGCCCAACAGGCCAAAGCCAAACTCACCGCCAAATCGGTGCAGCCGGGCAAATACACGCTGGTGCTGGAGCCGAATCACCTGGGCCTGACGATCCACGAATCGGTGGGCCACCCGCTGGAGCTGGACCGCGTGCTGGGCTACGAAGCCAACTACGCCGGCACCTCGTTCGCTACGCTCGACAAGTGGGAAACCAAGTCGTTCGAGTACGGCAGCAAGCTGGTCAACATCTTCGCCGACAAAACGCAACCGGGTTCGTTGGGTGCAGTAGGCTACGACGACGAAGGGGTCAAAACCAAGCGGTGGGACCTCATCAAAAACGGTATCCTGGTCGACTACCAGAAAATCCGCGACCAGGCGCACATCCTGGGACAACGGGAATCCGACGGCTGCTGCTACGCCGACTCCTGGTCGAGCGTGCAGTTTCAGCGCATGCCCAACGTCTCGCTGGCCCCCGGCACGGAAACGCGCTCGGTCGCCGACATGATCAAGGGCGTCGAGAACGGCATCTACATCGCCGGACGCGGCTCCTACTCCATTGACCAGCAACGCTACAACTTTCAGTTCGGTGGCCAGTTGTTCTACGAAATCAAGAACGGCGAAGTCACCAACATGCTCGAAGACGTAGCCTATCAGGCCAATACGAAAGAGTTCTGGAACTCACTCACGCAACTGTGCGACGAGAGTGATTACCGTCTGTTCGGTTCGTTTTTCGACGGAAAAGGCCAGCCTTCGCAGATCAGCTCGGTCTCGCACGGCAGCCCGACTTCGCGCTTCGACGCTATCAATGTCATCAACACGGCCCGTAAAATTTAG
- a CDS encoding TldD/PmbA family protein, translating into MNRRDFTRLAGFGAGAAFVPWPVMGQSVAPEALLEPLLDVTQKKALADVVLNQAKGMGASYADCRIGRYLNQFVITREDKVQNVVNTESFGAGIRVIANGTWGFAATNDVTPDGLKKATQQAIAIAKANAKIQKEPVQLVPVKGYGEVSWKTPIQKNAFEVPVKEKADLLLSANAKAMEAGANYVNSRLFLVNEQKYFASTDGSYIDQDVHRTWPSFTVTCIDPKEGKFKTRQSLGNPVGMGYEYLDGRTQDRLALPGGVVVYKDTYHLVDDAVAAAKQAREALTAKTVQPGKYTLVLDPSHLWLTIHESVGHPLELDRVLGYEANYAGTSFATLDKWETKSFEYGSKLVNFFADKLQPGSLGAVGYDDEGVKTKRWDLVKNGILVDYQKIRDQAHILGQRESDGCCYADSWSSVQFQRMPNVSLAPGAETRSVADMIKGVENGIYIIGDGSYSIDQQRYNFQFGGQLFYEIKNGQITGMLRDVAYQANTKEFWNSLSQVCDESDYRMGGSFFDGKGQPSQSSSVSHGSSTARFDGVNVINTERRI; encoded by the coding sequence ATGAATAGACGCGATTTTACCCGCCTGGCGGGATTTGGGGCCGGAGCGGCCTTCGTACCCTGGCCCGTGATGGGGCAATCGGTGGCACCGGAAGCGTTACTAGAACCCCTCCTGGACGTAACGCAGAAAAAGGCGCTGGCCGACGTGGTGCTCAACCAGGCCAAAGGCATGGGCGCCAGCTACGCCGACTGCCGCATCGGGCGCTACCTGAACCAGTTTGTGATTACCCGGGAGGACAAAGTGCAAAATGTGGTGAATACCGAGTCGTTCGGAGCGGGGATTCGGGTGATCGCCAACGGCACCTGGGGGTTTGCCGCCACCAACGACGTAACGCCCGACGGGCTGAAGAAAGCCACGCAACAGGCCATCGCCATTGCCAAGGCCAACGCCAAAATCCAGAAAGAGCCAGTGCAACTTGTGCCCGTCAAAGGCTACGGTGAAGTGAGCTGGAAAACCCCGATTCAGAAAAACGCCTTTGAAGTACCGGTTAAGGAGAAGGCCGATTTGCTGCTGAGTGCCAATGCCAAAGCCATGGAAGCGGGCGCGAACTACGTCAACAGCCGCCTGTTCCTCGTCAACGAACAGAAGTATTTCGCCTCGACCGACGGCAGCTACATTGACCAGGACGTACATCGCACTTGGCCCAGTTTCACGGTGACGTGCATCGACCCGAAAGAAGGGAAATTCAAGACCCGCCAGAGCCTGGGCAACCCGGTCGGCATGGGCTACGAATACCTCGACGGACGGACACAGGATCGGCTGGCCCTGCCCGGCGGCGTGGTGGTGTACAAAGACACGTACCATTTGGTGGACGATGCCGTGGCCGCGGCCAAACAGGCGCGCGAAGCCCTGACGGCCAAAACGGTGCAGCCGGGCAAATACACGTTGGTGCTCGATCCGTCGCACCTCTGGCTGACGATCCACGAGTCGGTGGGCCACCCGTTGGAGCTGGACCGCGTGCTGGGCTACGAAGCCAACTACGCCGGCACCTCGTTCGCTACGCTCGACAAGTGGGAAACCAAGTCGTTCGAATACGGCAGCAAGCTGGTTAACTTTTTTGCCGACAAGCTGCAGCCCGGCTCACTCGGGGCCGTCGGTTACGATGACGAAGGCGTGAAAACGAAACGCTGGGATCTGGTGAAGAACGGCATTCTGGTCGATTATCAGAAAATCCGCGATCAGGCGCACATTTTGGGCCAACGGGAATCCGACGGCTGCTGCTATGCCGATTCCTGGTCGAGCGTGCAGTTTCAGCGCATGCCCAATGTCTCGCTGGCCCCTGGCGCGGAAACGCGCTCGGTCGCCGACATGATCAAGGGCGTCGAGAACGGCATCTACATCATCGGCGATGGTTCGTACTCCATCGACCAGCAACGCTACAACTTTCAGTTCGGTGGCCAGTTGTTCTATGAAATCAAGAACGGACAGATCACCGGCATGCTGCGCGACGTGGCCTATCAGGCCAACACGAAAGAGTTCTGGAACTCGCTTTCGCAGGTGTGTGACGAGAGCGACTACCGGATGGGAGGCTCGTTCTTCGACGGCAAGGGCCAGCCCAGCCAGTCGAGTTCGGTTTCGCACGGCAGCTCGACCGCCCGTTTCGACGGCGTCAACGTGATCAACACCGAACGGAGGATTTAA